A genomic stretch from Pochonia chlamydosporia 170 chromosome 4, whole genome shotgun sequence includes:
- a CDS encoding membrane-associating domain-containing protein: protein MVRRGRRRTADKRIYLAAPSWPRGSDLVLRTFQTFRSICKVLYFKSSYIAVALNFAIEMPSNIFLEKAPRLFSLCSYFLVFASATVVTGILGWFLHRTSAQNAAVTVPIYLGHLVFPQIDAYHGQTVLVNLVFSYLWLTSFIFAAEDWTGGRCAQSFPISQSCSQKMAVVAFNFLFLSPRRFASEEYCLVLKE, encoded by the exons ATGGTAAGAAGAGGACGTCGGAGAACGGCAGACAAGCGCATATATCTTGCAGCACCCTCATGGCCTCGCGGCAGTGACTTGGTTCTGAGAACCTTCCAAACTTTTCGAAGCATATGCAAGGTTTTGTATTTCAAAAGCAGCTATATTGCAGTCGCCCTGAATTTTGCCATCGAGATGCCGTCAAACATATTCCTGGAGAAGGCACCTCGATTATTCAGCTTGTGCAGCTACTTCCTGGTGTTTGCCTCTGCTACAGTAGTTACTGGCATTCTTGGATGGTTCCTACATCGCACATCAGCGCAAAAT GCTGCCGTCACAGTACCTATCTATCTTGGACACCTAGTTTTTCCGCAAATTGATGCCTACCACGGACAGACTGTGCTCGTTAACCTAGTATTTTCATATCTGTGGCTGACATCCTTCATTTTCGCTGCAGAAGATTGGACAGGCGGCCGATGCGCGCAGAGTTTCCCTATCAGCCAAAGCTGCAGTCAGAAGATGGCAGTTGTCGCATTCAACTTTCTC TTTCTTTCTCCTCGCCGATTTGCTTCTGAAGAGTATTGTTTGGTACTCAAGGAATAA
- a CDS encoding acetolactate synthase, mitochondrial precursor (similar to Aspergillus terreus NIH2624 XP_001213743.1) translates to MFRSSQVASAAARAPFQSTKRYANAYLSIKNLQLSKQGLHRAQTYSTAAGTSIQTFHVQPLANSRRRGMDESFIGKSGGEIFHDMMARHNVKHIFGYPGGCILPVFDAIYKSKHFEFVLPRHEQGAGHMAEGYARASGRPGVVLVTSGPGATNLVTPMADALADGVPMVVFTGQVPTTSLGSDAFQEADVVGISQGCTKWNVMVKSVAELPRRINEAFEIATSGRPGPVLVDLPKDVTAGILRRAIPTETSLPSKTSTAVRAVEEFHQQQRDTTIGRVADLVNIAERPIIFAGHGIVSSEGGPELLKALADKSSIPVTTSLHGLGAFDELDKKSLHMVGMHGAAYANMAIQHADLIIALGARFDERVTLNVSKFAPGAKAAAEAGRGGIVHFEIMPKNINKVVETVESVEGDVAANLRKLVPLVRSKSMSDRSQWFDELSEWKRKWPLSNHERTDSESGSIKPQTLIEQLNKLTEDRKERTYITTGVGQHQMWTAQHYRWRYPRTMISSGGLGTMGFGLPAAIGVKVAKPECLVIDIDGDASFCMTLSELGTASQFDIGVKVIVLNNEEQGMVTQWQNLFYEDRYSHTHQTNPDFMMLADSMGVQHRRATKANELVDSLRWLIDSHGPALLEVVTEKKVPVLPMVPSGSALHEFITWDSGKDKKRRDLMRKRTGGRHG, encoded by the exons ATGTTCAGGTCGAGTCAAGTCGCTTCTGCTGCCGCAAGGGCACCATTCCAGTCGACTAAACGATATGCAAACGCCTACCTTTCCATCAAGAACCTGCAGCTGTCAAAACAGGGTCTTCACAGAGCTCAAACCTATTCAACTGCTGCCGGTACATCCATTCAAACATT CCATGTACAGCCTCTGGCTAACTCTCGACGTCGCGGCATGGATGAATC TTTTATTGGCAAATCGGGCGGGGAGATCTTTCATGATATGATGGCCAGGCACAACGTGAAGCACATAT TTGGGTATCCTGGCGGATGTATCCTCCCTGTATTTGATGCGATTTATAAGTCAAAACACTTCGAATTCGTTCTCCCGAGGCATGAACAAGGCGCTGGGCATATGGCAGAAGGTTACGCAAGAGCATCAGGGAGACCTGGTGTTGTTCTCGTCACTTCGGGCCCTGGTGCCACAAACTTGGTGACGCCGATGGCTGATGCGCTCGCTGATGGCGTACCAATGGTGGTGTTCACTGGTCAAGTGCCGACTACATCTCTTGGCAGTGATGCCTTTCAGGAAGCCGACGTTGTTGGAATATCTCAGGGGTGCACCAAATGGAACGTGATGGTGAAAAGTGTCGCTGAACTACCGCGGAGGATAAACGAGGCATTTGAAATAGCCACAAGTGGCAGACCGGGACCGGTTCTGGTCGATCTACCGAAAGACGTAACGGCCGGCATACTTCGGAGGGCTATTCCGACCGAGACGTCACTGCCGAGTAAAACGAGTACTGCGGTTCGGGCGGTTGAAGAgtttcaccaacaacaacgagATACCACGATTGGGAGGGTAGCCGATTTGGTCAACATAGCTGAACGTCCCATTATATTCGCTGGTCACGGCATAGTCTCTTCCGAAGGAGGGCCTGAACTACTCAAAGCACTAGCAGACAAGTCCTCGATCCCTGTTACTACATCACTCCATGGTCTAGGGGCTTTCGAtgagctggacaagaagtcGTTGCACATGGTTGGCATGCACGGGGCAGCATATGCGAACATGGCTATTCAGCATGCAGATTTAATCATTGCTCTAGGAGCTAGATTTGATGAACGGGTGACGCTCAATGTCTCAAAATTTGCGCCCGGTGCAAAAGCTGCTGCGGAAGCTGGTCGCGGCGGCATCGTTCATTTTGAGATCATGCCCAAAAATATAAACAAGGTTGTGGAAACAGTCGAATCTGTCGAAGGTGATGTGGCTGCAAATTTACGAAAGCTTGTACCACTGGTGCGTTCAAAGTCAATGTCTGACCGTTCACAGTGGTTTGATGAGCTTAGTGAGTGGAAACGGAAGTGGCCACTCTCAAATCATGAAAGGACGGATAGCGAATCCGGCTCAATTAAACCGCAAACCTTGATAGAGCAGCTGAACAAGCTTACTGAAGACCGAAAGGAGCGGACATATATCACAACTGGCGTCGGCCAACATCAAATGTGGACGGCGCAGCACTACCGCTGGCGATACCCACGCACGATGATATCTTCAGGCGGTTTGGGCACAATGGGCTTTGGTCTCCCGGCTGCGATCGGGGTCAAGGTTGCTAAGCCCGAATGCCTTgtcattgacattgatggaGATGCTTCCTTCTGTATGACTTTATCCGAGCTTGGCACAGCGTCGCAATTTGACATTGGAGTCAAGGTGATTGTGCTTAACAACGAGGAGCAAGGCATGGTGACGCAATGGCAAAATCTCTTCTATGAGGACCGGTATTCTcacacacaccaaacaaacCCCGACTTCATGATGCTGGCAGATTCCATGGGGGTACAACACAGGCGAGCGACGAAAGCTAACGAGCTTGTTGACTCTCTAAGGTGGTTGATCGACTCGCATGGCCCGGCTCTTCTTGAAGTGGTTACCGAGAAGAAAGTCCCTGTTTTGCCGATGGTGCCTTCGGGCTCGGCGCTGCACGAGTTCATTACATGGGACAGTgggaaagacaagaagaggcgCGACTTGATGCGTAAACGGACGGGTGGTCGCCACGGTTAG
- a CDS encoding endoplasmic reticulum-resident kdel protein (similar to Cordyceps militaris CM01 XP_006666311.1), protein MLKAFHASTLFLFRRLSPRSVLFISILCLGFWFLFPSLTSPETTKWPQHRPDPKPKIHITPAKGHPIDDLIRDANVHFQNLLAKRSFTLEESAARYRERRGRHPPPGFDKWFAQALKDDAVVVEDFFDRIHHDINPFWAMSPSEMRVRANTQPQLIRVRSGRVKFETDDPDRQPWIQLWTKLVKEMMPHLPDLDMVVNVMDEPRVLVPWDQMNIYVNTERANRQLIEPRNAISLYTGLKDLDALQEKHSHGPGWITDDASNYWDHLRKACSPGDPSRNISGLGSFYGPVEYPQEELPYMFQGFVRNFTQAQNPCLQPHLRGMHGAFVESISMSTTHSLFPIFGGSKLPQNNELLIPGAMYLSEREFYNGGNGHGPKWANKKNMLIWRGTASGGRNKEDNWRHFHRHRWVQMMNATVVTAMERDNLTEWQTFSLPPSERYPVSAQIEDRLGEWLSTFSDVSFVHLECYPSVEDLVGIWPFRHKESRKTCSYTSPFMAVHPSVPMKTQYQYKFLPDVDGNSFSGRWRAFLQSTSLPLKSTIYAEWHDDRFAPWVHFVPFDNTYQDIYAVLEYFLSHDREAESIATEGKAWAEKVFRRADMKLYVWRLLLEYARVLDDKRDNLAFVGDLI, encoded by the coding sequence ATGTTGAAAGCATTTCATGCGTCCACTCTTTTCCTGTTTAGACGATTGTCGCCACGATCTGTTCTTTTTATTAGCATTCTATGCCTGGGATTCTGGTTTTTATTTCCTTCCCTCACCAGCCCAGAAACAACGAAATGGCCACAGCACCGACCGGACCCGAAACCGAAAATCCACATTACGCCTGCTAAAGGACATCCCATTGACGACTTAATTCGAGATGCTAATGTCCATTTCCAGAATTTGCTGGCAAAACGGTCCTTTACTCTTGAAGAGTCTGCTGCCCGCTATCGAGAGCGTCGAGGTCGGCATCCACCCCCCGGTTTTGACAAGTGGTTTGCGCAAGCACTAaaggatgatgctgttgttgtggaAGACTTTTTCGACAGGATACATCATGACATCAACCCATTTTGGGCCATGAGCCCGAGCGAAATGCGAGTACGAGCAAATACACAACCACAACTCATCCGGGTCCGAAGCGGTCGAGTCAAATTTGAGACTGATGATCCGGATCGTCAACCGTGGATTCAACTATGGACCAAATTAGTCAAGGAGATGATGCCTCACCTTCCCGACCTAGACATGGTCGTGAATGTCATGGATGAGCCCCGTGTGCTTGTTCCATGGGATCAGATGAACATATACGTGAACACAGAGCGAGCCAACAGGCAGCTTATAGAGCCACGAAACGCCATTAGTCTTTACACCGGTTTAAAGGACTTAGATGCATTGCAAGAGAAACACTCCCACGGTCCAGGATGGATTACGGATGATGCATCTAACTACTGGGACCACTTGCGAAAAGCGTGCTCGCCTGGTGATCCGAGCCGAAATATTTCGGGTTTGGGCTCATTCTACGGCCCAGTTGAATATCCCCAGGAGGAATTACCATACATGTTTCAGGGCTTCGTCCGGAACTTTACTCAAGCGCAAAACCCCTGCCTGCAACCGCATTTAAGGGGAATGCatggcgcctttgtcgagAGTATAAGCATGTCCACCACTCACAGCTTGTTTCCCATCTTTGGGGGTTCGAAGCTGCCCCAGAATAATGAGCTGCTAATTCCAGGGGCAATGTATCTCTCTGAGCGCGAGTTCTATAACGGGGGCAACGGTCATGGCCCAAAATGGGCtaacaagaagaacatgttAATTTGGCGCGGCACAGCATCTGGCGGTCGAAACAAAGAAGACAACTGGCGACATTTCCACAGGCATAGATGGGTCCAAATGATGAATGCGACGGTAGTCACCGCTATGGAACGAGACAATTTAACTGAGTGGCAAACGTTCAGTCTTCCTCCTAGTGAACGGTACCCCGTCAGCGCCCAGATAGAGGATAGACTCGGCGAGTGGCTCTCAACTTTTTCGGACGTGAGCTTTGTGCACTTGGAGTGCTATCCATCTGTAGAGGATCTTGTCGGTATATGGCCGTTTCGCCACAAAGAAAGTAGGAAAACGTGCTCATACACGTCGCCATTTATGGCTGTTCACCCGAGCGTACCAATGAAGACGCAGTACCAGTATAAATTTTTGCCTGACGTGGATGGGAACTCGTTCAGCGGGCGATGGAGAGCGTTTCTACAGTCGACCAGTCTGCCGTTAAAGTCAACTATATACGCAGAGTGGCATGATGATAGATTTGCACCATGGGTACATTTTGTGCCTTTTGACAACACCTATCAGGACATTTATGCTGTTCTAGAATACTTTCTAAGCCACGATCGCGAGGCAGAATCTATTGCTACTGAAGGAAAGGCCTGGGCAGAGAAGGTGTTTCGCAGGGCAGACATGAAGCTCTACGTGTGGCGGCTGTTATTAGAGTATGCGAGAGTGCTAGACGATAAAAGAGATAACTTGGCGTTTGTTGGGGATCTGATATAG
- a CDS encoding glycoside hydrolase family 12 (similar to Metarhizium robertsii ARSEF 23 XP_007817188.1), which produces MLRWLVSALFLALPIGTTIGILLGLQAYNHAKGQPPPFSGGDDGNGLPGIGTPKGKDTIEMKCDQAFGFDPKSKNQNFILNPNPWGWKKGDDGGLCMQVNFNGNRTYATQFSAPPFNVTWQYPRAAAGQNNVHAFPNAKVDSKNFPVKIGSISKLEFDVEWYLSMKNDTQEEVTDNDVTTNQINANVAIDMFMDKDGTQAEDSEKAGYEVMVWFADFGTDAWPLGKTNTADKGLKNTTTVQGVEFELYSGLNPQTKQMVLSWVATKATNNFKGDLKPLLDTIFGMNNPDYPQKEDYLGYLAFGQEAYSSTKNVTFSVPSLAVDVETS; this is translated from the exons ATGCTTAGATGGCTTGTTAGTGCCCTCTTCCTGGCACTACCGATTGGAACTACCATTGGTATTTTGCTAGGTCTTCAGGCATACAATCATGCAAAGGGCCAGCCGCCTCCATTCTcaggcggtgatgatggcaatggtttGCCTGGTATTGGCACtcccaagggcaaggataCGATAGAAATGAAGTGTGACCAGGCCTTCGGCTTCGATCCTAAATCAAAGAATCAAAACTTCATAC TGAACCCCAATCCTTGGGGCTGGAAAAAAGGCGATGACGGCGGACTTTGCATGCAGGTAAACTTCAATGGGAACAGGACATATGCAACGCAATTCTCGGCACCCCCGTTCAACGTTACCTGGCAATATCCTCGAGCTGCCGCTGGACAAAACAACGTCCATGCcttccccaacgccaaagtGGACAGCAAAAACTTTCCCGTCAAAATTGGATCCATCTCAAAGCTCGAGTTTGACGTTGAGTGGTACCTATCGATGAAGAATGACACACAAGAGGAGGTTACCGACAACGATGTGACAACCAATCAGATCAATGCCAACGTTGCTATTGATATGTTTATGGATAAGGATGGTACACAAGCCGAAGACAGTGAGAAGGCTGGGTACGAAGTCATGGTTTGGTTTGCCGACTTTGGTACTGACGCTTGGCCGCTTGGCAAAACCAACACCGCCGATAAAGGCTTGAAGAATACCACAACCGTTCAGGGTGTGGAGTT CGAGTTGTATTCGGGCTTAAATCCCCAGACTAAGCAAATGGTCTTGTCTTGGGTAGCAACCAAGGCGACAAACAATTTTAAAGGTGATCTGAAGCCCCTACTGGATACAATCTTTGGCATGAACAATCCCGACTATCCACAAAAAGAGGATTATCTGGGATACCTCGCTTTTGGACAGGAAGCCTACAGTTCTACCAAGAATGTTACCTTCTCAGTGCCTAGTCTTGCTGTCGATGTCGAGACGTCTTGA
- a CDS encoding carboxylesterase family protein (similar to Metarhizium robertsii ARSEF 23 XP_007816819.2) produces the protein MKFSVTFCAGSLFVAGIATTEPWNPKYVVAKTSKWAIRGVEVSHGVHGFLGIPYAQPPIGNLRFLPPQPLDMATTQDKSSGLIEATKFGPVCYQFMYNSVAGNQSKPATTESEDCLNLNVFVPAHQGRHNIKLPVFVWSYGGGFAEGGNSVPIYNPGDFVARSKDIIVVTWNYRLSVFGFPNSPALKEQNLGIRDQRRALEWIRDNIAAFGGDPRRIVLGGQSAGADTAHAMIYSHPRDPIMAGLLLQSGTIQVANAGSQQVDAEFVRIAKTVGCANDDRHQELKCMQDADAIALKHAISNITLNRFGSPTGGAPMVDNITIFTLNEYAKRGQSGDFARIPMLLGSTSDEGQGVINWQPEKGINQTFARIITETIFTCSMLLNGGFHATHNIPVWRYWFRGVFPEVTTYPWLGAYHGADVPLLMGTYKQMADGRRGSTTIQASHLLQRIFASFIRNPRHGLLSDFGLPTFRPNTSSLIGLFQDNTPTYKIMTPTVDGVCKNPTPVPYEEWDRL, from the exons ATGAAGTTTTCTGTTACTTTTTGCGCAGGAAGCCTGTTCGTGGCAGGCATAGCCACCACGGAGCCTTGGAATCCAAAATATGTTGTCGCCAAAACATCTAAATGGGCTATTCGTGGTGTTGAAGTTAGTCATGGTGTACATGGCTTCCTCGGTATTCCCTACGCTCAACCCCCAATTGGAAATCTCAGATTCCTGCCGCCTCAGCCACTTGATATGGCAACCACTCAAGACAAGAGCAGCGGCCTGATTGAGGCAACCAAGTTTGGCCCAGTGTGCTACCAGTTCATGTACAATTCGGTGGCGGGAAACCAATCTaagccagcaacaacggAATCTGAGGACTGTTTGAACTTGAACGTATTTGTCCCGGCGCACCAAGGCCGCCATAACATTAAACTCCCAGTTTTTGTGTGGTCATATGGCGGCGGTTTTGCTGAAGGCGGAAACAGCGTTCCAATTTATAACCCTGGCGATTTCGTCGCACGAAGCAAAGACATTATAGTTGTTACCTGGAA CTATCGTCTAAGTGTGTTTGGCTTTCCAAATTCACCCGCTCTCAAAGAACAGAATCTCGGCATCAGGGATCAGCGTCGGGCCCTAGAATGGATTCGAGATAATATTGCAGCTTTTGGCGGAGACCCCAGGAGAATTGTGCTTGGGGGGCAGTCTGCTGGAGCAGATACGGCGCATGCAATGATATATTCCCATCCTCGTGATCCTATTATGGCAGGTTTGTTGCTGCAAAGCGGTACCATTCAGGTTGCCAATGCAGGGAGCCAGCAAGTAGACGCAGAATTTGTTCGCATTGCCAAAACCGTGGGGTGCGCGAATGATGACCGGCATCAAGAGCTAAAATGcatgcaagatgcagatgcgATAGCTCTGAAGCATGCTATTTCGAATATAACGCTCAACAGATTTGGTTCTCCTACAGGAGGAGCTCCCATGGTGGACAATATCACCATCTTTACACTGAACGAGTACGCCAAACGAGGTCAATCGGGTGATTTTGCTCGTATT CCAATGCTGTTAGGCTCGACTAGTGACGAAGGTCAAGGTGTTATCAATTGGCAACCTGAAAAAGGaatcaaccagacttttgCTAGAATCATTACTGAAACAATATTTACCTGTAGCATGCTGCTCAATGGAGGATTTCATGCCACGCACAATATTCCCGTGTGGCGGTATTGGTTTCGAGGTGTCTTCCCTGAAGTCACCACGTACCCATGGCTTGGGGCTTATCATGGGG CCGATGTACCCCTGCTGATGGGAACTTATAAGCAAATGGCGGATGGCAGGCGCGGAAGTACGACCATACaagcctctcatctccttcagCGAATCTTTGCCTCGTTCATTCGAAACCCTCGTCATGGTCTGCTGTCTGATTTCGGACTGCCCACGTTTCGCCCCAATACCTCGAGTTTGATTGGGTTATTCCAAGATAATACTCCGACTTACAAGATCATGACGCCAACGGTGGATGGTGTGTGCAAGAATCCCACTCCAGTGCCCTACGAGGAGTGGGACAGATTGTAA
- a CDS encoding kinetochore sim4 complex subunit FTA2 domain-containing protein, with translation MYPDLSASVADLVPLPHCDGPKLKPFDFQGPQEIEFLDYIDEGMHAHVFKIRILGQIYALKLFRFVYEGDWLGPEDVDPDDLEAMSLLYNYSEPFSCECRAFGRIQEAGHDELAVRCFGYVLLDEEHERAMMNQFSHLNLRFDGNIDFAGGEDLRSRFVVKDSRPPPIRGIVKEFGQGYQDLRTRDARRVLPDVIGLHQLGIVQIDVAHRQLISGKLCDFSTALTILHFATTPELNPRLTPEWISAIEFETFQFSINDYWEFDDMVRIWNAEHESKKNKISVYAFPNGSGCQIKYNLRSTPSRERVYSLVDPRLYNWRASDTSPRKRAKRVLDGKTKPSQKTRGTRGASSIARRLPLNTKPPSWYLNCNNEVAAELRRTTSFSNLLKWEVRDGLIFPLKAR, from the exons ATGTACCCAGATTTGTCCGCATCTGTCGCCGATTTGGTGCCACTGCCACATTGCGACGGCCCAAAGTTGAAACCATTCGATTTCCAAGGCCCGCAGGAGATCGAATTTCTTGACTACATCGATGAAGGAATGCATGCACATGTCTTCAAAATCAGAATCCTGGGGCAAATCTACGCGTTGAAACTT TTCAGATTCGTCTACGAAGGCGATTGGCTGGGTCCTGAAGACGTCGACCCCGACGATCTCGAGGCAATGAGCCTTCTCTACAATTACTCGGAGCCTTTTAGCTGCGAATGCCGTGCCTTTGGGCGCATTCAAGAGGCTGGTCATGATGAACTGGCAGTCCGATGCTTCGGTTACGTGCTTCTAGATGAGGAACACGAGCGGGCCATGATGAATCAATTCAGCCACCTTAACCTCAGGTTTGACGGGAATATCGATTTCGCTGGAGGTGAGGATCTACGCTCGCGCTTTGTGGTCAAAGACAGCAGGCCGCCGCCTATCCGCGGTATTGTTAAGGAATTCGGTCAAGGTTACCAAGATTTACGGACAAGGGATGCACGCAGGGTACTCCCAGATGTTATTGGACTACACCAGCTCGGCATAGTCCAAATCGATGTGGCACACCGACAACTTATCAGCGGAAAACTCTGCGACTTTAGTACAGCTCTGACTATCCTCCATTTTGCTACAACCCCCGAATTAAACCCGCGACTTACGCCTGAGTGGATATCTGCTATAGAGTTTGAAACGTTCCAGTTTAGTATTAACGACTATTGGGAGTTTGACGATATGGTGCGAATCTGGAACGCGGAGCacgagagcaagaagaaTAAAATCTCAGTCTACGCATTTCCCAACGGGAGTGGTTGTCAAATCAAGTACAACCTGAGAAGTACGCCATCTCGGGAGCGTGTCTATTCGCTCGTTGACCCAAGGCTGTATAACTGGAGGGCTTCCGACACCAGTCCCAGGAAAAGAGCGAAGCGAGTATTGGACGGGAAAACAAAGCCAAGTCAAAAGACAAGGGGTACCAGAGGAGCCAGTTCGATAGCCCGCCGCCTCCCGCTTAACACTAAGCCGCCAAGTTGGTACTTGAATTGTAATAACGAAGTGGCGGCGGAACTAAGACGTACAACAAGTTTTAGCAACTTGCTCAAGTGGGAGGTTAGAGATGGTTTAATATTCCCGCTGAAGGCAAGATAA
- a CDS encoding glycosyl transferase family 8 protein (similar to Neofusicoccum parvum UCRNP2 XP_007580174.1) has product MFGRVLAPCNCFRLGPRWLIAALVILALLFFPTKEKPVYRDETFGLLSTTSANSRFAIATFLTGGRAAVVDNIAFQSNPYFTATRVLLYQTLHSPETRCNSSVDFIALVTSNVPEENRQQLRDEGAVVVEAQDIPLKWWVKTGVTRWKDQFLKLRLFEMTQYDRLLFIDADTLIRGKIDDVFHELEVKTPAPTLHHHQKKRDEAQLPNQYMFAARSDNQLTGERDHPFPPLNTNVFSAGFWVAAPSRELFDYLMSAMRHYGRFDPHTMEQSLLNYAFRRGGPMPWRELHHKWSATWPSHRDLEGNVASLHEKFWNTGPEELVDLWTSEKEKMEEFFLNKTSSTQR; this is encoded by the coding sequence ATGTTTGGACGGGTACTCGCGCCTTGCAATTGTTTTCGCCTCGGTCCAAGGTGGCTTATCGCCGCTTTGGTAATATTAGCGCTCTTGTTCTTTCCAACAAAGGAGAAACCCGTGTATAGAGACGAAACTTTCGGCCTTCTCAGTACAACTTCGGCAAACTCACGATTCGCCATCGCTACGTTTCTGACTGGGGGCCGTGCCGCGGTAGTGGACAACATTGCCTTTCAGTCTAATCCCTATTTCACCGCTACTCGTGTTCTCTTATATCAAACTCTGCATTCTCCAGAGACAAGATGCAATAGTTCGGTAGACTTTATTGCCTTGGTTACGTCCAATGTCCCGGAAGAGAATAGACAACAGTTGCGCGACGAGGGAGCGGTCGTGGTAGAAGCACAGGACATTCCCCTTAAATGGTGGGTAAAGACCGGAGTGACAAGGTGGAAGGATCAGTTCTTGAAGCTGAGATTATTCGAAATGACACAATACGACCGGCTTCTTTTTATCGATGCTGACACGCTGATACGGGGCAAAATCGACGACGTTTTCCACGAACTCGAGGTCAAAACACCGGCCCCAACACtacatcaccatcaaaagAAAAGGGACGAAGCGCAACTCCCTAACCAGTACATGTTTGCGGCTCGTTCAGACAATCAGCTGACCGGAGAGCGAGACCATCCATTTCCACCACTAAACACCAACGTGTTCAGCGCTGGGTTTTGGGTTGCTGCACCATCCCGCGAATTATTCGACTACTTAATGTCAGCCATGAGACATTACGGCCGATTCGATCCTCACACAATGGAACAGAGCCTGCTCAACTATGCTTTCCGCCGAGGCGGCCCAATGCCGTGGCGAGAATTGCATCATAAATGGAGCGCAACGTGGCCGAGTCACAGAGATCTTGAAGGAAATGTAGCGTCCTTACATGAGAAGTTTTGGAATACCGGGCCAGAGGAACTGGTAGATTTATGGACGtcggaaaaggaaaagatgGAGGAGTTTTTCCTGAACAAGACCAGTTCGACacaaagatga
- a CDS encoding class III chitinase (similar to Cordyceps militaris CM01 XP_006670895.1), translating into MAPFVLAAASVASMLAMLPTAMAGFNPGSGKNVAVYWGQNSYNQGSGPLAQQRLSYYCSNTNVDIIPVAFMNGITPPITNFANAGDNCTAFPDNGNLLNCPQIEADIKACQTTYGKTIILSLGGATYGQGGWSSASAAQAAAQNVWDMFGPVPSGKTVDRPFGSAVVDGFDFDFEAAANNLPAFGQKLRSLMDAAGGKKFYLTAAPQCVFPDAAVGAALNAVSFDFVMIQFYNNWCGVSNFQEGSTSQNAFNFDVWDNWAKNTSPNKNVKLLIGVPAAPGAGGGYTSGSKLKAAINWSQKYSSFGGAMMWDMSQLYSNSGFLNEIISDLSSGPTTTIPPGGTTTTTSPSTPPPTGTLVPQWGQCGGQGYTGPTQCQPPYKCTYGGQWWSSCQ; encoded by the exons ATGGCTCCATTCGTCCTTGCTGCGGCATCTGTCGCCAGCATGCTGGCCATGCTTCCGACCGCCATGGCCGGTTTCAACCCGGGCTCGGGAAAGAATGTGGCCGTTTATTGGG GCCAGAACTCTTACAATCAAGGCAGCGGCCCGCTAGCCCAACAGCGGCTGAGTTATTACTGCTCCA ACACTAATGTTGAC ATTATCCCCGTTGCATTTATGAATGGCATCACTCCTCCCATTaccaactttgccaacgcaGGCGACAACTGCACCGCTTTCCCCGATAACGGCAACCTCCTCAACTGCCCCCAGATTGA GGCCGATATCAAGGCTTGTCAGACAACGTACGGAAAGACAATCATTTTGTCCCTCGGCGGCGCTACCTATGGACAGGGTGGTTGGAGCAGCGCAAGTGCCGCGCAAGCAGCTGCCCAGAATGTCTGGGATATGTTTGGCCCGGTGCCCTCTGGAAAGACAGTTGACCGACCTTTCGGATCAgccgttgttgatggttttgactttgactttgaggctgctgccaacAATTTGCCCGCCTTTGGACAGAAACTTCGCAGCCTTATGgatgctgctggtggcaagAAGTTTTATCTTACTGCTGCGCCGCAATGCGTTTTTCCTGACGCCGCCGTCGGTGCTGCTCTAAATGCCGTATCGTTCGACTTTGTCATGATTCAGTTTTACAATAACTGGTGCGGTGTCTCCAACTTCCAAGAGGGCTCAACATCTCAAAATGCCTTCAACTTTGATGTGTGGGATAACTGGGCCAAGAACACCAGTCCCAACAAGAATGTCAAACTTCTCATTGGTGTTCCTGCTGCTCCTGGTGCCGGCGGAGGTTATACGAGCGGCTCAAAGCTCAAGGCCGCTATCAACTGGTCCCAGAAGTACAGCAGCTTCGGCGGTGCAATGATGTGGGATATGTCTCAACTCTACTCCAACAGCGGTTTCCTGAACGAAATTATCTCGGACCTATCTAGTGGCCCTACCACCACTATTCCTCCTGGTGGTActacaaccaccacctcaccTTCTACTCCTCCCCCTACAGGAACTCTTGTTCCTCAGTGGGGTCAGTGTGGTGGTCAGGGATATACCGGCCCTACCCAGTGCCAGCCTCCCTACAAATGCACCTACGGCGGGCAGTGGTGGTCTTCTTGCCAGTAA